The following proteins are co-located in the Acropora palmata chromosome 11, jaAcrPala1.3, whole genome shotgun sequence genome:
- the LOC141896606 gene encoding uncharacterized protein LOC141896606 has product MGSSGSIEREKKDVEFGEKIYEIVCEYYPETSENITGMLLDAEYDELKQLLSTTRREELLERIHLAAGSLVASSISDGENCKQEEIKDCMNESCDNACNKKMALGETLFSLVESKHPTDAERLTGILLEMDAQSVKHLIEDTELLENKIEEILKCLQGINNITEPNDNKERESDLKTHCDKTIIGEELHNLVCGFNTEYTDKITGMLLEMDLQDLEVIVKDHVALKEKVTLALETLNKEEKEAKITTSFADEEQDKTLLGEKLYYIISEWYPDNVDKITGMLLELDVSALVMLLEDSEELKSRALLAANVLSETN; this is encoded by the exons ATGGGATCCTCTGGAAGCATTGAACGCGAGAAAAAAGACGTTGAATTCGGAGAAAAAATATACGAAATAGTCTGTGAATACTACCCAGAAACTAGTGAAAATATTACCGGGATGCTTTTGGACGCGGAGTATGATGAATTAAAGCAACTGCTATCGACCACACGTCGGGAAGAGCTTCTGGAAAGAATTCACCTTGCAGCAGGAAGCCTTGTCGCGTCAAGTATTTCGGATGG TGAGAACTGCAAACAAGAAGAGATCAAAGACTGTATGAATGAAAGTTGTGATAATGCttgtaacaaaaaaatggctttgGGTGAAACACTGTTTTCTTTGGTAGAAAGTAAACATCCTACAGATGCAGAAAGATTGACAGGAATATTATTGGAAATGGATGCTCAAAGTGTGAAACATCTTATTGAAGATACAGAATTGTTGGAgaataaaattgaagaaattttGAAGTGTTTGCAGGGTATAAATAATATCACAGAAccaaatgacaacaaagaaagGGAGTCTGATTTGAAAACTCATTGTGATAAAACTATTATTGGTGAAGAGCTACATAATCTGGTCTGTGGATTCAATACAGAGTATACTGATAAGATTACAGGGATGCTTCTTGAAATGGACTTGCAAGATTTAGAAGTTATTGTTAAAGATCATGTCGCACTCAAAGAGAAAGTGACCCTTGCTTTAGAAACGTTGAACAAGGAGGAAAAGGAAGCTAAGATTACCACTTCCTTTGCTGATGAGGAGCAAGATAAAACTCTTCTTGGTGAAAAGCTTTACTACATAATTAGTGAGTGGTATCCTGATAATGTGGATAAAATTACGGGAATGTTACTGGAGCTTGATGTCTCAGCCCTGGTTATGTTGCTTGAGGATTCTGAAGAGCTCAAAAGTAGAGCCTTGCTGGCAGCTAATGTTCTCTCTGAAACAAACTGA
- the LOC141896604 gene encoding uncharacterized protein LOC141896604 isoform X1 — MLLSCTKRLEKLVNPKSRKFNSLPHLPLLSNQISFPCAGQISVSKMAREDEFEGQCLQEMPDCLRDLFKQTSSEESDCFASYSRNSTETYNSVLDISGLKLPPPPLTVKERSKMCHYRREAVKCEARLIEKRREKYSDLISQVMSVMDKIQEQKEAKLDIESANDRTVINEMHEKKVVPCSTASHQDGCKRRTWNVPGIRQSKEQESKANPTVVWTRNQGNTSLKDAQLNPLHNSLESPVIGHEESRHFQGTYRREVNTKEHPSDGRFILEAADQPLSSTMHKDLTELKRPFSQLSVISEGVFCNNESDQTEINKQQDRRRGPEFDSLSSTSLSVAFSDFSNATVCSVVESEFRPTSQQHPDSEAEMVNDSHYKCFDKQQVSTTQMKHPPSNVKHSSELFKSQTSHGTHASKGGSQPNQDKTLENLEKQRQNLLEEKQRQLDVLKQQELKRLLKQRKEQFVEFEQISVSTFCSTPTLETERPRSSFLPSKRSLDFKPPAVLDRASPLRKPVSMPVGDMYSILELSGENLDVESESSSDKENRVVNGNLSVTRNDAKIVARDGTVRTNSGKNKHLSSLKTGDVETSSLTSECFKVFPSNGRDKFARLSAHAKGFLTRLLIKTDKIQGLVKNIKDTRDVLEDLSKDGTQTVQEKMLMENVESHLKGARESLHDVFFTIPIKERMSYIAHSRSLANAKHEKRVIRSSLGHSKLSAVTLKAIQRRQEGLENTLKQTENPEIKPKPDAREERKRKSWNIRVLKPQQCHSSPVLHERTRSQRQVYRPSTAPGRQINSRHSKAETEKRPETADPVSGKTEGPWKLSIGGGNVNQNTKRLGRKSLGGIRQQSKMSGALGHAKDTVQPRAQKRLSLPAQTVQPRLKAYPGTNDGTKRPQTASEVRRTSRMMAANFAK, encoded by the exons ATGTTATTGTCTTGTACAAAAAGACTTGAGAAACTTGTCAATCCTAAATCACGTAAATTTAATTCGCTTCCCCACCTTCCCCTACTCAGTAATCAGATCTCCTTTCCTTGCGCCGGACAAATTAGCGTTTCAAAAATGGCGCGGGAAGATGAATTTGAG GGGCAGTGTTTACAAGAAATGCCTGATTGTTTACGCGATTTGTTCAAGCAAACAAGCTCAGAGGAAAGCGATTGCTTTGCATCATACTCACGAAATTCAACGGAAACTTACAATTCAGTGTTGGATATCAGTGGGTTGAAGCTTCCTCCTCCTCCG CTAACAGTAAAAGAAAGATCTAAGATGTGTCATTATAGACGAGAGGCAGTAAAATGTGAAGCCAGACTGATagaaaagagaagagaaaagtACTCTGACTTAATCTCACAAGTCATGTCTGTAATGGACAAGATTCAG gAGCAAAAAGAAGCAAAGTTGGACATTGAAAGTGCAAATGACAGAACTGTCATCAATGAAAtgcatgagaaaaaagttgttcCATGTTCAACAGCATCACATCAAGATGGCTGCAAAAGAAGGACTTGGAATGTCCCAGGAATCAGACAAAGTAAAGAACAGGAATCAAAAGCTAACCCCACGGTTGTCTGGACTAGAAATCAGGGCAACACGTCCTTGAAGGATGCCCAGTTAAACCCCCTACACAATTCCCTTGAATCACCTGTTATAGGACATGAGGAAAGCCGACACTTTCAAGGAACATATAGAAGAGAAGTCAATACAAAAGAGCATCCAAGTGACGGTAGATTTATACTTGAGGCTGCAGACCAACCTCTCAGCTCTACAATGCATAAAGATCTTACAGAACTAAAGAGACCATTTTCACAACTCTCTGTGATCTCAGAGGGAGTGTTTTGTAATAATGAATCAGATCAGACTGAAATAAACAAGCAGCAAGATAGGAGGAGAGGTCCAGAATTTGACTCTTTGTCATCAACCTCATTGTCTGTGGCTTTTTCAG ATTTCAGTAATGCAACAGTTTGTTCAGTGGTAGAATCAGAGTTCAGACCAACAAGCCAGCAACACCCTGACTCTGAAGCAGAAATGGTGAATGATTCTCATTACAAATGTTTTGATAAACAACAAGTGTCAACAACTCAAATGAAGCATCCACCATCCAATGTAAAGCATTCATCTGAATTGTTTAAGAGCCAAACGTCTCATGGTACGCATGCCTCAAAGGGAGGTTCACAACCAAACCAAGACAAGACGCtagaaaatttggaaaaacagCGACAAAACCTTCTTGAAGAGAAGCAAAGACAATTGGATGTGCTTAAACAGCAAGAACTGAAGCGACTCCTCAAACAACGGAAAGAACAATTTGTAGAGTTTGAACAAATTTctgtttcaactttttgcaGCACCCCAACACTTGAAACTGAGAGGCCACGGTCCAGTTTTTTGCCTTCAAAAAGGAGTCTAGACTTCAAACCACCAGCTGTCCTTGACAGGGCATCACCACTCCGTAAACCAGTTTCCATGCCAGTGGGTGATATGTACTCAATACTAGAGCTCAGTGGGGAAAATCTTGACGTTGAATCAGAGTCATCTTCTGATAAAGAGAACCGTGTGGTAAATGGGAACTTGAGCGTAACCAGGAATGATGCAAAAATTGTTGCTAGAGACGGAACAGTGAGAACAAACAGTGGAAAGAATAAACATTTAAGTTCTCTCAAGACAGGCGATGTTGAAACATCTTCTCTGACAAGTGAATGTTTCAAG GTATTTCCAAGCAATGGGAGAGACAAGTTTGCCAGGCTCTCTGCACATGCCAAGGGATTCTTGACAAGGTTGTTAATAAAAACAGATAAAATTCAGGGACTAGTCAAAAACATCAAG GATACCAGAGATGTCCTTGAGGACCTGTCAAAAGATGGCACCCAGACAGTGCAGGAGAAAATGTTGATGGAAAATGTGGAGAGTCAT ctGAAAGGAGCAAGAGAAAGCCTTCATGATGTCTTCTTTACAATCCCGATTAAGGAAAGAATGTCCTACATTGCACATTCAAGAAGTTTAGCCAATGCAAAACATGAAAAGAGAGTCATAAGG AGTTCCCTTGGTCATTCAAAATTATCTGCTGTCACTTTAAAAGCCATTCAGAGGCGACAAGAGGGGCTGGAAAA TACattgaaacaaactgaaaaccCTGAGATTAAACCTAAACCTGATGCCCGAGAAGAGAGGAAACGAAAGAGCTGGAATATCAG GGTACTGAAGCCACAGCAGTGTCATTCATCCCCTGTACTTCATGAAAGGACAAG GTCCCAGAGGCAAGTATACAGACCTTCCACAGCACCAGGGAGGCAAAT aaattccAGACACTCAAAAGCGGAAACAGAGAAACGACCAGAAACTGCAGATCCTGTGAGTGGAAAAACAgagggtccatggaaattgaGCATTGGAGGAGGAAATGTAAATCAAAACACCAAaagactgggaagaaaaagcCTCGGAGGTATAAGGCAACAATCGAAGATGTCAGGGGCATTGGGACATGCAAAGGACACAGTTCAACCCAGAGCCCAAAAGAGACTGAGCTTACCTGCACAGACTGTCCAACCAAGACTTAAAGCTTATCCTGGGACGAACGATGGGACGAAAAGACCACAGACAGCCTCTGAGGTCAGGAGAACCTCAAGAATGATGGCTGCCAATTTTGCCAAATGA
- the LOC141896604 gene encoding uncharacterized protein LOC141896604 isoform X2, whose amino-acid sequence MPDCLRDLFKQTSSEESDCFASYSRNSTETYNSVLDISGLKLPPPPLTVKERSKMCHYRREAVKCEARLIEKRREKYSDLISQVMSVMDKIQEQKEAKLDIESANDRTVINEMHEKKVVPCSTASHQDGCKRRTWNVPGIRQSKEQESKANPTVVWTRNQGNTSLKDAQLNPLHNSLESPVIGHEESRHFQGTYRREVNTKEHPSDGRFILEAADQPLSSTMHKDLTELKRPFSQLSVISEGVFCNNESDQTEINKQQDRRRGPEFDSLSSTSLSVAFSDFSNATVCSVVESEFRPTSQQHPDSEAEMVNDSHYKCFDKQQVSTTQMKHPPSNVKHSSELFKSQTSHGTHASKGGSQPNQDKTLENLEKQRQNLLEEKQRQLDVLKQQELKRLLKQRKEQFVEFEQISVSTFCSTPTLETERPRSSFLPSKRSLDFKPPAVLDRASPLRKPVSMPVGDMYSILELSGENLDVESESSSDKENRVVNGNLSVTRNDAKIVARDGTVRTNSGKNKHLSSLKTGDVETSSLTSECFKVFPSNGRDKFARLSAHAKGFLTRLLIKTDKIQGLVKNIKDTRDVLEDLSKDGTQTVQEKMLMENVESHLKGARESLHDVFFTIPIKERMSYIAHSRSLANAKHEKRVIRSSLGHSKLSAVTLKAIQRRQEGLENTLKQTENPEIKPKPDAREERKRKSWNIRVLKPQQCHSSPVLHERTRSQRQVYRPSTAPGRQINSRHSKAETEKRPETADPVSGKTEGPWKLSIGGGNVNQNTKRLGRKSLGGIRQQSKMSGALGHAKDTVQPRAQKRLSLPAQTVQPRLKAYPGTNDGTKRPQTASEVRRTSRMMAANFAK is encoded by the exons ATGCCTGATTGTTTACGCGATTTGTTCAAGCAAACAAGCTCAGAGGAAAGCGATTGCTTTGCATCATACTCACGAAATTCAACGGAAACTTACAATTCAGTGTTGGATATCAGTGGGTTGAAGCTTCCTCCTCCTCCG CTAACAGTAAAAGAAAGATCTAAGATGTGTCATTATAGACGAGAGGCAGTAAAATGTGAAGCCAGACTGATagaaaagagaagagaaaagtACTCTGACTTAATCTCACAAGTCATGTCTGTAATGGACAAGATTCAG gAGCAAAAAGAAGCAAAGTTGGACATTGAAAGTGCAAATGACAGAACTGTCATCAATGAAAtgcatgagaaaaaagttgttcCATGTTCAACAGCATCACATCAAGATGGCTGCAAAAGAAGGACTTGGAATGTCCCAGGAATCAGACAAAGTAAAGAACAGGAATCAAAAGCTAACCCCACGGTTGTCTGGACTAGAAATCAGGGCAACACGTCCTTGAAGGATGCCCAGTTAAACCCCCTACACAATTCCCTTGAATCACCTGTTATAGGACATGAGGAAAGCCGACACTTTCAAGGAACATATAGAAGAGAAGTCAATACAAAAGAGCATCCAAGTGACGGTAGATTTATACTTGAGGCTGCAGACCAACCTCTCAGCTCTACAATGCATAAAGATCTTACAGAACTAAAGAGACCATTTTCACAACTCTCTGTGATCTCAGAGGGAGTGTTTTGTAATAATGAATCAGATCAGACTGAAATAAACAAGCAGCAAGATAGGAGGAGAGGTCCAGAATTTGACTCTTTGTCATCAACCTCATTGTCTGTGGCTTTTTCAG ATTTCAGTAATGCAACAGTTTGTTCAGTGGTAGAATCAGAGTTCAGACCAACAAGCCAGCAACACCCTGACTCTGAAGCAGAAATGGTGAATGATTCTCATTACAAATGTTTTGATAAACAACAAGTGTCAACAACTCAAATGAAGCATCCACCATCCAATGTAAAGCATTCATCTGAATTGTTTAAGAGCCAAACGTCTCATGGTACGCATGCCTCAAAGGGAGGTTCACAACCAAACCAAGACAAGACGCtagaaaatttggaaaaacagCGACAAAACCTTCTTGAAGAGAAGCAAAGACAATTGGATGTGCTTAAACAGCAAGAACTGAAGCGACTCCTCAAACAACGGAAAGAACAATTTGTAGAGTTTGAACAAATTTctgtttcaactttttgcaGCACCCCAACACTTGAAACTGAGAGGCCACGGTCCAGTTTTTTGCCTTCAAAAAGGAGTCTAGACTTCAAACCACCAGCTGTCCTTGACAGGGCATCACCACTCCGTAAACCAGTTTCCATGCCAGTGGGTGATATGTACTCAATACTAGAGCTCAGTGGGGAAAATCTTGACGTTGAATCAGAGTCATCTTCTGATAAAGAGAACCGTGTGGTAAATGGGAACTTGAGCGTAACCAGGAATGATGCAAAAATTGTTGCTAGAGACGGAACAGTGAGAACAAACAGTGGAAAGAATAAACATTTAAGTTCTCTCAAGACAGGCGATGTTGAAACATCTTCTCTGACAAGTGAATGTTTCAAG GTATTTCCAAGCAATGGGAGAGACAAGTTTGCCAGGCTCTCTGCACATGCCAAGGGATTCTTGACAAGGTTGTTAATAAAAACAGATAAAATTCAGGGACTAGTCAAAAACATCAAG GATACCAGAGATGTCCTTGAGGACCTGTCAAAAGATGGCACCCAGACAGTGCAGGAGAAAATGTTGATGGAAAATGTGGAGAGTCAT ctGAAAGGAGCAAGAGAAAGCCTTCATGATGTCTTCTTTACAATCCCGATTAAGGAAAGAATGTCCTACATTGCACATTCAAGAAGTTTAGCCAATGCAAAACATGAAAAGAGAGTCATAAGG AGTTCCCTTGGTCATTCAAAATTATCTGCTGTCACTTTAAAAGCCATTCAGAGGCGACAAGAGGGGCTGGAAAA TACattgaaacaaactgaaaaccCTGAGATTAAACCTAAACCTGATGCCCGAGAAGAGAGGAAACGAAAGAGCTGGAATATCAG GGTACTGAAGCCACAGCAGTGTCATTCATCCCCTGTACTTCATGAAAGGACAAG GTCCCAGAGGCAAGTATACAGACCTTCCACAGCACCAGGGAGGCAAAT aaattccAGACACTCAAAAGCGGAAACAGAGAAACGACCAGAAACTGCAGATCCTGTGAGTGGAAAAACAgagggtccatggaaattgaGCATTGGAGGAGGAAATGTAAATCAAAACACCAAaagactgggaagaaaaagcCTCGGAGGTATAAGGCAACAATCGAAGATGTCAGGGGCATTGGGACATGCAAAGGACACAGTTCAACCCAGAGCCCAAAAGAGACTGAGCTTACCTGCACAGACTGTCCAACCAAGACTTAAAGCTTATCCTGGGACGAACGATGGGACGAAAAGACCACAGACAGCCTCTGAGGTCAGGAGAACCTCAAGAATGATGGCTGCCAATTTTGCCAAATGA